In a single window of the Littorina saxatilis isolate snail1 linkage group LG3, US_GU_Lsax_2.0, whole genome shotgun sequence genome:
- the LOC138962912 gene encoding uncharacterized protein: protein MNTQLDNPPGPVISLLKEFQGSSEGSSLVRKCQKNSAITSLLAECNEESEISKILPDFEEKTVIISLLLDCRNTRRVHLLYEFLGCLEVLELLSIETVTKETINGCLSVCTRAPFRNSFLSSQFQEAREFLLHVVVRKLVDSGQFDEKTVALLKTSGQNREMILCISRVAGFRLEEKPYLQFVRMLKETLGISFEQCLEDALRHKGWASVCKLMKMCDVSRGLLQRVLAKAVECRQWVVIETCLQQGGDIATACAENGFDLDTRTGRCKRTVLQDAVDMCQDKTMVEKLLQAGADPFAESGDTFGYGAKSVGMQAISNEDWDRVTSLLKSCRAPVDIASNWLLRILCERGQADILQMLLKMGADPLVTDDSGNTLMMTTVAAVDSRDGTFYRPSKPGSVEMKENVIRVLIQAGVSTHQALVSQVKLSALQEVNSQPVAEDDFAANDEEEEEEEEDDFIKDMIMLTRLYDAHSWSPFCLAVVKGRLRTAKMLYAAGACCNGEIHKLGASENIRERMEETMRREILDFLEDISSHPRSLADSCTLRISHLIGCGPQRDVRAASLGLPEALRRRVLHGHVINPDFLKNCPPHQRDCHVHKKHRFLTCGHGLIELYCFIKESYKEDYEEKAPSCSCKEVEDA, encoded by the coding sequence ATGAACACACAGCTGGACAATCCACCCGGGCCTGTCATATCACTGCTAAAGGAGTTCCAGGGAAGCAGTGAGGGCAGCTCCCTGGTACGGAAGTGTCAGAAAAATAGTGCCATTACTTCACTATTAGCAGAATGTAACGAGGAAAGTGAGATAAGCAAAATATTACCTGACTTTGAGGAGAAAACTGTAATCATATCACTACTGCTGGATTGTAGGAACACAAGGCGAGTCCATCTGTTGTATGAATTTCTCGGTTGTCTCGAAGTTTTAGAGCTGTTGAGCATTGAGACTGTCACAAAAGAAACAATCAATggatgcctgtctgtctgcacgCGAGCGCCGTTTAGAAATAGCTTTCTGTCGTCACAGTTCCAGGAAGCGAGAGAGTTCCTTCTTCACGTTGTTGTTCGTAAACTTGTTGACTCTGGGCAGTTTGACGAGAAGACTGTTGCTCTGCTGAAGACCAGTGGACAGAACAGAGAAATGATCCTCTGCATTTCAAGGGTGGCAGGTTTCAGACTTGAGGAAAAACCCTATCTCCAGTTTGTAAGAATGCTGAAGGAGACACTGGGTATTTCTTTTGAGCAATGTCTGGAAGACGCCTTGCGTCACAAGGGGTGGGCGAGTGTCTGCAAACTGATGAAGATGTGTGACGTCAGCAGAGGACTGTTACAGCGGGTGCTGGCCAAGGCGGTGGAGTGCAGACAGTGGGTCGTCATAGAAACCTGCCTCCAGCAGGGAGGGGACATCGCCACAGCCTGCGCTGAAAACGGCTTTGACCTTGACACCAGGACAGGACGATGTAAGAGAACAGTTCTGCAAGACGCCGTGGATATGTGTCAAGACAAGACTATGGTGGAGAAACTGTTGCAGGCTGGAGCTGACCCCTTCGCTGAGAGTGGAGACACATTCGGGTATGGTGCTAAGTCGGTTGGCATGCAGGCCATTTCAAACGAGGACTGGGACCGAGTCACCTCCCTGTTAAAAAGCTGCAGAGCGCCTGTGGACATAGCATCAAATTGGTTGCTCCGCATATTGTGTGAGAGAGGCCAGGCCGACATTTTGCAAATGCTGCTGAAGATGGGCGCAGACCCGCTGGTTACAGATGACAGTGGTAACACTTTGATGATGACTACTGTCGCCGCAGTAGATTCCAGGGACGGTACATTTTATCGTCCATCCAAACCAGGATCAGTAGAAATGAAAGAGAATGTGATACGTGTTCTGATCCAGGCAGGAGTGTCAACTCACCAGGCGCTTGTGTCACAGGTAAAGCTTTCGGCCCTTCAAGAAGTAAACTCTCAACCTGTGGCTGAAGATGATTTTgcagcgaacgacgaagaagaagaagaagaagaagaagatgattttATAAAGGATATGATAATGCTTACTCGGCTTTACGATGCACATTCTTGGTCTCCGTTTTGTCTGGCAGTTGTGAAAGGCCGGCTGCGAACCGCTAAGATGCTGTATGCTGCTGGCGCGTGTTGTAATGGAGAAATCCATAAACTGGGAGCTTCTGAAAATATTCGAGAACGAATGGAAGAAACCATGCGGCGTGAGATCCTGGACTTTTTAGAGGACATCTCCAGTCACCCTCGCTCACTTGCGGACAGCTGCACTCTGAGAATCTCGCATCTGATTGGATGCGGGCCACAGCGTGACGTCAGGGCAGCAAGTCTCGGTTTGCCCGAAGCCTTGCGTCGCCGTGTTCTACACGGTCACGTGATCAATCCCGACTTTTTGAAGAACTGCCCTCCTCACCAAAGGGACTGTCATGTTCACAAAAAACATCGTTTTCTTACCTGCGGTCATGGTCTCATTGAATTATACTGCTTCATTAAAGAATCATACAAAGAGGACTACGAAGAGAAGGCCCCCAGCTGCTCCTGCAAGGAAGTGGAAGACGCATGA